The following proteins come from a genomic window of Heyndrickxia acidicola:
- a CDS encoding DegV family protein → MKTVIVTDSTAYIPKEVRERYHIEMIPLSVVLNGETYEEEVDLTAEQFYEEMKLGHKLPTSSQPSVGRFVQLFERLGKEYDAVISIHLSSGISGTYQGAVSAGKMVDSIKVFAYDSEISCMAQGFYAIDAAKMAAEGKEPEEIFARLDELKASTRAYFMVDDLSNLQRGGRLSSAQAMIGSLLNIKPLLHFVDKVIVPFEKIRTRKKALNRIFDLLGEDADKGIPLKASIIHANREEEAKEFQKELSQKYPNVDFSISYFGPVIATHLGEGAIGMTWMLK, encoded by the coding sequence ATGAAAACGGTGATTGTAACAGACAGTACCGCGTATATCCCTAAGGAAGTGCGTGAACGATACCATATAGAAATGATTCCGCTCAGCGTGGTGTTAAACGGTGAGACTTATGAGGAAGAAGTGGATCTAACGGCTGAGCAGTTTTATGAGGAAATGAAGCTCGGTCACAAGCTGCCGACCTCATCCCAGCCTTCTGTCGGGCGATTCGTGCAGCTTTTTGAACGTCTCGGAAAAGAATACGATGCGGTTATCAGCATCCATCTTTCCAGCGGCATCAGCGGAACCTACCAGGGAGCGGTGTCGGCAGGGAAAATGGTGGACAGCATTAAGGTGTTTGCCTACGATTCTGAAATCAGCTGCATGGCCCAGGGCTTTTATGCGATTGATGCGGCTAAAATGGCTGCGGAAGGAAAGGAGCCGGAAGAAATTTTTGCCCGCCTTGATGAATTGAAAGCCTCGACACGGGCTTATTTTATGGTGGATGACCTCTCGAATCTTCAGCGCGGCGGCCGCCTGAGCAGTGCACAGGCCATGATTGGCAGCCTTTTGAATATCAAACCGCTGCTTCATTTTGTGGACAAAGTCATTGTTCCCTTTGAAAAAATCCGTACCCGCAAAAAAGCACTTAACCGCATTTTCGACCTGCTGGGGGAGGACGCGGATAAAGGGATTCCATTAAAAGCCTCCATTATCCATGCAAACCGTGAGGAAGAGGCGAAGGAATTTCAAAAAGAGCTTTCTCAAAAATACCCGAATGTCGATTTTTCGATTAGCTATTTCGGTCCGGTGATTGCCACTCACCTTGGAGAAGGAGCCATAGGCATGACCTGGATGTTAAAATAA
- a CDS encoding DEAD/DEAH box helicase codes for MNSFSPELQHHLSGRFLLQSEIPFSEKELDQHIAQGFVSEKPGILPFKKSWKCSRCSNTNPQLFAAFPCARCGGKLCTYCRNCIMMGRVSSCTPLFTWTGPEPAISCGLHPLQWEGALSDGQLHASSQVIQAIRTKTTLLVWAVCGAGKTEVLFAGINKALEKGLRVCIATPRTDVVLELAPRFRKVFPGVPVAALYGGSEDRHHFAPLTIATTHQLYRFEDAFDLVIVDEVDAFPFTMDQTLQAAVEKAAKPHSARCFLTATPNRKWQQECRSGKLSFVTIPARFHRYPLPVPECTWCGNWKKHFEKKRLPSGITKWVEIRIQAGKQALIFLPNIKLMQKAMPIFQAIGDVIMDSVHAGDPDRKAKVEKMRSKETQILLTTTILERGVTFPNIDVAVVGAEDPIFTEAALVQIAGRVGRSADFPAGAITLFHYGKTSAMLKSIRHITSMNTEAKKRGLIHG; via the coding sequence ATGAATTCATTTTCTCCTGAATTGCAGCACCACCTCTCCGGCCGCTTCCTGCTCCAAAGCGAAATCCCTTTTTCCGAAAAAGAACTCGATCAGCATATCGCACAGGGCTTTGTCAGCGAAAAACCAGGCATTCTTCCCTTTAAAAAGAGTTGGAAATGCTCGCGTTGCAGTAATACAAACCCGCAGCTGTTCGCAGCATTTCCATGTGCCCGTTGCGGCGGCAAGCTGTGCACCTATTGCCGAAACTGCATCATGATGGGACGCGTTTCTTCCTGTACACCGCTTTTCACCTGGACAGGACCGGAGCCTGCCATCTCCTGCGGCCTTCATCCGCTGCAGTGGGAAGGGGCTCTATCAGATGGACAGCTCCATGCATCCAGCCAGGTGATTCAGGCCATTCGCACCAAAACCACCCTTTTGGTCTGGGCGGTCTGTGGTGCCGGTAAAACAGAGGTTCTGTTTGCTGGTATCAACAAGGCCTTAGAAAAAGGCCTCCGTGTCTGCATTGCAACCCCAAGGACCGATGTGGTGCTCGAGCTTGCCCCGCGTTTTCGAAAAGTGTTTCCCGGTGTCCCGGTTGCCGCTCTTTACGGTGGAAGCGAGGACCGACATCATTTTGCCCCGCTGACCATTGCCACGACTCATCAGCTTTACCGGTTTGAGGACGCCTTTGATCTAGTGATCGTGGATGAAGTCGATGCTTTCCCTTTTACGATGGACCAAACTCTTCAGGCTGCCGTTGAAAAAGCGGCCAAACCCCATTCAGCGCGTTGTTTTCTGACAGCGACCCCGAACAGGAAATGGCAGCAGGAATGCCGATCGGGCAAGCTTTCCTTTGTTACCATCCCCGCCCGCTTCCACCGTTATCCCCTTCCTGTACCTGAATGTACCTGGTGCGGCAATTGGAAAAAACACTTCGAGAAGAAACGCCTTCCATCTGGTATCACAAAATGGGTGGAGATCAGGATTCAAGCCGGCAAGCAGGCGCTCATTTTTCTCCCCAATATCAAATTAATGCAAAAAGCCATGCCGATTTTTCAAGCAATCGGCGATGTGATAATGGATTCTGTTCACGCGGGGGATCCGGACCGCAAAGCCAAGGTCGAAAAAATGCGCAGCAAGGAAACGCAGATCCTTTTGACCACGACTATTCTCGAACGGGGCGTGACATTTCCGAATATAGATGTCGCTGTGGTAGGGGCAGAAGACCCGATTTTTACAGAAGCCGCCCTTGTCCAGATTGCCGGCAGGGTGGGGAGGAGTGCTGACTTTCCAGCAGGCGCGATTACTCTTTTTCATTACGGAAAGACCTCGGCCATGCTAAAATCCATTCGCCACATTACCAGCATGAATACAGAAGCAAAGAAAAGAGGGCTGATCCATGGCTGA
- a CDS encoding ComF family protein: protein MAETCLYCAATLPVHQSWTTLFFQSPPKFVCQDCQAKLVPIKGKLCMKCSRPLDKLAPEFIHHDTCSDCIRWEKDKEWQDILEKNISLYEYNDFARELIARFKFRGDYILARLFAADIQKAVKTISYDHVTAIPLSESRLYERGFNQAEALAREAGLKPLDLLTRLHTEKQSKKSRTDRIHLSNVFQIKRDLEISDKTILLIDDIYTTGSTLRHAGKLLKQAGASKIFSLTLARG, encoded by the coding sequence ATGGCTGAGACCTGTCTGTATTGTGCTGCAACCCTGCCTGTGCACCAAAGCTGGACAACGCTGTTCTTTCAGTCCCCGCCCAAGTTCGTCTGCCAGGACTGCCAGGCAAAGCTTGTTCCGATAAAAGGAAAGCTGTGTATGAAATGCAGCCGCCCGTTAGATAAGCTTGCACCGGAATTTATTCATCACGACACCTGTTCAGACTGTATCCGCTGGGAAAAGGACAAGGAGTGGCAGGACATCCTCGAAAAAAATATCTCCTTGTACGAATATAATGACTTTGCGAGAGAGTTGATTGCCCGGTTCAAGTTCCGCGGTGATTACATCCTCGCCAGGCTGTTTGCCGCTGATATTCAAAAAGCGGTGAAAACCATCTCCTATGACCATGTGACTGCCATTCCTTTGAGTGAATCCAGGCTTTATGAGCGCGGCTTCAACCAGGCAGAGGCACTTGCCCGCGAAGCAGGCCTCAAGCCTCTCGATCTCCTCACCCGCCTCCACACCGAAAAGCAATCCAAGAAATCCCGCACAGACCGAATTCATCTTTCCAACGTGTTTCAAATCAAGAGAGACCTAGAAATCTCCGATAAAACCATCCTGCTCATTGATGACATTTACACAACTGGCTCCACCCTCCGCCATGCCGGAAAGCTTTTAAAGCAGGCAGGAGCCAGTAAAATTTTTTCTCTTACTCTTGCAAGAGGCTAG
- a CDS encoding TIGR03826 family flagellar region protein, producing MPELENCPTCGTVYMKNPVRDVCENCYKEEEKKYDIVSKFLRVRTNRASTIENLVKSTGVEEELIYKWTRKGRLKAAQFPNLGYPCDLCGTIITQGKLCSSCSGGILQDLNRLEKEKESKEARKKGTYYSF from the coding sequence ATGCCAGAACTGGAAAATTGTCCGACCTGCGGAACGGTGTATATGAAAAATCCGGTCCGTGATGTCTGTGAAAATTGCTATAAAGAAGAAGAAAAGAAATACGACATTGTCAGCAAATTTTTACGCGTACGTACAAATCGCGCTTCTACCATCGAAAACCTTGTGAAAAGTACAGGAGTCGAGGAGGAGCTTATCTATAAATGGACACGGAAAGGGCGCTTGAAAGCTGCGCAGTTCCCCAATCTTGGGTATCCCTGTGACCTCTGCGGAACCATTATTACGCAGGGCAAGCTCTGCAGCAGCTGTTCAGGGGGGATTCTTCAGGACTTGAACCGTCTTGAAAAAGAAAAGGAGTCCAAGGAAGCAAGGAAAAAAGGAACCTATTATTCTTTTTAA
- the flgM gene encoding flagellar biosynthesis anti-sigma factor FlgM produces MKINNIGSSGINPYQKSLNKIDTSNQAGKQTDKVEISSKAKEMQQTSQVEKERQAKVDQLKIQVQNGQYTVDPKAVANSIINFYKQNNNQ; encoded by the coding sequence ATGAAAATCAATAATATAGGTTCATCTGGAATCAACCCATACCAAAAATCACTGAATAAAATCGATACAAGTAACCAGGCCGGAAAGCAAACAGACAAAGTGGAAATTTCTTCGAAAGCAAAAGAAATGCAGCAGACCAGCCAGGTGGAAAAAGAGCGCCAGGCCAAAGTGGACCAGCTGAAAATCCAAGTGCAAAACGGCCAGTACACAGTCGATCCAAAGGCTGTAGCAAACAGCATCATTAACTTTTATAAACAAAACAACAACCAATAG
- a CDS encoding flagellar protein FlgN — protein MSAKLLISLLDKQQKLHENLLKIAEDKTEIIKKGDMEGLQRIMADEQKHIAAIQTIEVQRQQAAENVTGMPEATLSMCIEAASEDERPKLSAFQAGIMDIVEKLRHRNDLNQQLIYQSLQFVNMSLSVLRPVPEHVTYSRPDKPKAVQGQRALFSSKV, from the coding sequence ATGTCCGCCAAGCTGCTCATCAGCCTGCTAGATAAACAGCAAAAGCTTCACGAAAACCTTTTGAAAATAGCAGAAGACAAAACAGAAATCATAAAAAAGGGGGACATGGAAGGCCTCCAGCGCATCATGGCAGATGAACAAAAGCATATCGCTGCCATCCAAACCATTGAAGTGCAAAGACAGCAGGCAGCAGAAAACGTAACAGGCATGCCTGAAGCTACACTATCCATGTGTATCGAAGCCGCGAGCGAGGATGAGAGACCAAAGCTTTCCGCTTTTCAAGCAGGCATCATGGACATTGTAGAAAAGCTTCGGCATCGAAATGACTTAAATCAGCAGCTGATCTATCAGTCACTGCAGTTTGTGAACATGAGCCTCAGCGTGCTGCGACCTGTACCAGAGCATGTCACCTATTCGCGTCCGGACAAGCCCAAGGCTGTACAGGGACAGAGAGCATTGTTCAGTTCAAAGGTTTAA
- the flgK gene encoding flagellar hook-associated protein FlgK, whose product MTSTFFGLETAYRGLTAQQSALSTVAQNVSNANTPGYTRQRVNMVATDAFPSPGMNSPQIAGTLGTGVTTGSVQRIRDQFLDTQYRGQNTQLGEWSAKSDALSQMENIMNEPSDSGLSATMGQFYQSLQDLSTNPEDEGSRSVVLQNGTAVADTFHYINDSLTSIQGNLGDQIGSSVTDINSTLQQISDLNKQIGTVEANGNLPNDLYDQRDNLVDQLSSYMNIKVDRVPSGGNASAMAEGQYNISMVNPDGSQIQLVQKGTNASIAIKGGIDTNNDGIPDRPNGNQAVSAITVSQLGDPQTVAKEIGISTNGTIGISAGKLSGLIENFGYTDTTTDAQGNAVTSTKGYYPQMMDNLDKLAYTFGTVFNAVQDQGYDLNGQKGTDFFTFGSLSDYHGAAAAINEVSNLTTSQIAAASSNTLDSNGKPIAAKAGDGNNAINLAGVQDYDLSKPITLGGGMGTLDLSANSSNIFQTGTISSNYQGMIGKLGVDSQQASRLSTNSTTLLQSVDNNRQSVSSVSIDEEMTNMIKYQQAYSASARMVTMMDDILDKVVNGLGTGGR is encoded by the coding sequence ATGACATCCACCTTTTTTGGTTTAGAAACAGCATACCGGGGGCTGACTGCTCAGCAAAGTGCACTGAGCACCGTAGCCCAAAACGTATCAAACGCCAATACGCCAGGCTATACTCGCCAGCGAGTAAACATGGTTGCAACTGATGCCTTCCCGTCACCCGGCATGAACAGCCCGCAGATAGCGGGTACACTGGGAACAGGCGTTACCACAGGCTCTGTCCAGCGAATCCGTGATCAATTCCTTGATACTCAATACAGAGGCCAAAATACGCAGCTAGGAGAGTGGAGCGCAAAGTCAGATGCCCTTTCCCAAATGGAAAACATTATGAATGAACCAAGCGACAGCGGCCTTTCTGCGACAATGGGTCAGTTCTATCAGTCACTTCAGGACCTCAGCACGAATCCGGAAGATGAGGGATCCCGGTCTGTTGTGCTGCAGAATGGAACCGCAGTGGCGGATACCTTTCACTATATAAATGACTCCTTGACCTCGATTCAAGGAAACCTGGGAGACCAGATCGGTTCATCAGTTACAGATATCAATTCAACCCTGCAGCAAATCAGCGATCTCAATAAGCAGATTGGTACAGTCGAAGCCAATGGTAATTTGCCAAATGACTTATATGATCAACGGGACAATCTGGTCGATCAGCTATCTTCTTACATGAACATAAAAGTAGACCGTGTGCCAAGCGGGGGGAATGCGTCTGCGATGGCAGAAGGGCAGTACAACATCAGTATGGTCAACCCGGATGGGTCCCAGATTCAGCTGGTTCAAAAAGGCACCAATGCATCTATTGCCATTAAGGGCGGAATTGACACGAACAACGATGGTATTCCGGATCGTCCAAACGGAAATCAGGCGGTCAGTGCGATTACAGTCAGCCAGCTTGGTGATCCTCAAACAGTGGCGAAGGAAATCGGTATTTCCACTAACGGAACAATTGGTATTTCAGCTGGAAAACTGAGCGGACTCATTGAGAATTTTGGCTATACAGATACGACGACGGATGCCCAAGGAAATGCTGTTACAAGTACCAAAGGCTACTACCCTCAAATGATGGACAATTTGGACAAGCTTGCTTATACCTTTGGAACGGTATTCAATGCGGTCCAAGACCAAGGCTATGATTTAAATGGACAAAAAGGGACAGACTTTTTTACATTCGGCAGTCTTTCCGATTACCACGGGGCAGCTGCGGCCATCAATGAGGTCAGCAATCTTACAACGAGTCAGATTGCTGCGGCATCTTCAAATACGTTAGATTCAAACGGCAAACCGATTGCTGCAAAAGCAGGGGACGGAAACAATGCCATTAACCTTGCGGGAGTACAGGATTATGACTTGTCCAAGCCCATTACATTAGGCGGCGGGATGGGAACATTAGATTTAAGCGCGAATTCTTCCAACATCTTTCAAACTGGAACGATTTCCTCCAATTATCAAGGGATGATTGGAAAACTAGGCGTTGACTCTCAGCAGGCAAGCCGTCTGTCTACTAACAGTACGACTTTACTGCAATCAGTCGATAACAACCGCCAATCGGTCAGCTCTGTCTCCATCGATGAAGAAATGACCAATATGATTAAATACCAGCAGGCTTACAGTGCATCTGCGAGAATGGTCACGATGATGGATGACATTTTGGATAAAGTCGTCAACGGCCTCGGCACAGGCGGCAGATAG
- the flgL gene encoding flagellar hook-associated protein FlgL: MRVTQSMLSSNMLQNLSNTNSRMQTYQNELASGKKLTKPSDDPAAAMRAMGYRSNLQQVQQYQKNFTEAYNWLDSTDSSLGEATQVLQSVQELTTQAANGTLTSSDRQAIQDQVKQLRDHLVDVANTKVGNKYIFNGTNTLNPPVTKQTDANGNTTVTVSTNNDPVNIELSKGISIQVNSTPQNAFSQQMFDDLNSLITNLGPNGDPSQLSSQIDTITNQVNNVVGERATVGARENRVQLMEDRVNSQEDSANQMMSNNEDADTAQVITDLTSEQSVQRAALSVGASVIQPTLVDFLK, encoded by the coding sequence ATGCGCGTAACGCAATCCATGCTATCCAGCAATATGCTGCAAAACTTAAGTAACACTAACTCTAGGATGCAAACCTATCAGAACGAGCTGGCTTCCGGGAAAAAGCTGACAAAACCATCGGATGATCCAGCTGCAGCCATGAGGGCGATGGGTTATCGCTCCAATCTGCAGCAGGTTCAGCAGTACCAAAAGAATTTTACAGAAGCCTACAACTGGCTGGACTCGACGGATTCTTCTTTGGGTGAAGCGACGCAGGTGCTGCAGAGTGTGCAGGAATTAACGACACAGGCTGCGAATGGAACCCTTACCAGCAGCGACCGGCAGGCTATACAGGATCAAGTGAAGCAATTGAGAGATCATTTAGTGGATGTAGCGAACACGAAAGTAGGGAATAAATATATTTTTAATGGTACCAATACTTTAAACCCGCCTGTCACAAAACAGACAGATGCAAATGGAAATACAACGGTCACCGTATCTACTAATAATGACCCAGTAAATATCGAACTGTCTAAAGGGATTTCTATTCAGGTAAATAGCACTCCGCAAAATGCCTTCTCTCAACAGATGTTTGATGACTTGAATTCATTAATAACGAATTTAGGTCCGAATGGCGATCCAAGTCAATTGTCATCTCAAATTGATACCATTACCAATCAGGTGAATAACGTTGTAGGTGAGAGGGCTACGGTGGGAGCCAGAGAAAACCGCGTCCAGTTAATGGAGGACCGTGTCAATTCACAGGAGGATTCTGCGAATCAAATGATGTCTAACAATGAGGATGCGGACACAGCACAGGTCATCACAGATTTAACCTCTGAGCAAAGTGTACAGCGTGCTGCATTAAGTGTAGGGGCCAGCGTCATACAGCCAACGCTGGTGGACTTTTTAAAGTAA
- a CDS encoding DUF6470 family protein produces the protein MNVPQIQIQSQPALLDIQTTNAKLSIEQPGPILDMEQPPAEMHIDKTPSKLTIDQTQAWADMGMKPLLQFNEDQAKMALQDCWKGIQQTVSDGDEMMRIENRRNAIADISKRDSEPPTYDFTIGVIPSYGSVKIDYQPSKLNITWDIKPAVNNSKARPAIIQSSPGKVSIDLKQQPFIKIDFKNIKFVGINYEQEI, from the coding sequence ATGAATGTACCGCAAATTCAAATACAATCTCAGCCGGCATTGCTGGATATTCAAACAACCAATGCCAAGCTGTCCATTGAACAGCCAGGACCCATTCTGGATATGGAACAGCCGCCAGCAGAGATGCATATCGATAAAACACCCTCCAAGCTTACCATAGACCAAACGCAGGCCTGGGCAGACATGGGAATGAAGCCTTTGTTACAATTTAATGAGGATCAGGCGAAGATGGCATTGCAGGATTGCTGGAAAGGGATCCAGCAAACCGTGAGCGATGGGGATGAAATGATGAGGATTGAAAATCGCCGAAATGCCATTGCAGATATCTCGAAGCGTGACAGTGAACCGCCGACCTATGATTTTACAATTGGAGTCATCCCCTCTTATGGCAGCGTGAAAATTGACTATCAGCCTTCAAAGCTTAATATCACTTGGGATATCAAGCCTGCTGTGAACAATAGTAAAGCAAGACCAGCCATCATTCAGTCCAGTCCAGGGAAGGTATCAATCGATTTAAAACAGCAGCCATTTATAAAAATTGATTTCAAAAATATAAAATTTGTAGGCATCAACTATGAACAAGAAATATAG
- the fliW gene encoding flagellar assembly protein FliW: protein MNIDTKYHGTIDIEENDIFAFPNGLPGFLEEKEFILLPLAEEQNVYFILQSTKTPALAFVITNPFVFFSDYEFVLDEGSKDLLKLENERDVLIFVILNIKKPFDQSTANLLAPIILNSNEKLAKQVILHDKDYKTKHLLQTVKG, encoded by the coding sequence ATGAATATCGATACGAAATACCACGGGACAATAGACATTGAAGAAAACGATATCTTTGCGTTCCCTAACGGATTGCCTGGCTTTTTAGAAGAGAAAGAGTTTATTCTTTTACCGCTTGCTGAGGAACAAAATGTATACTTTATTCTTCAGTCAACAAAGACTCCTGCACTGGCTTTTGTCATTACAAATCCCTTTGTCTTCTTTTCAGATTATGAATTCGTATTAGATGAAGGTTCAAAAGATTTGCTGAAGCTGGAAAACGAAAGAGACGTTTTAATCTTTGTCATTTTAAATATCAAAAAACCTTTTGATCAATCCACAGCGAATCTTCTTGCTCCTATTATTTTGAATAGCAATGAAAAATTAGCGAAACAGGTCATCCTTCATGACAAGGATTATAAAACAAAGCATCTTTTACAGACGGTAAAGGGGTGA
- the csrA gene encoding carbon storage regulator CsrA, translating to MLVLTRKKGESIQIGNEIEITIAAINGDQVKIGINAPKHIEIHRKEVYLEIQKENAEASNNITELLGLLSNIKNENK from the coding sequence ATGCTAGTGCTGACAAGAAAAAAAGGTGAATCCATCCAAATTGGAAATGAGATTGAAATTACGATTGCAGCGATAAATGGAGATCAAGTGAAAATAGGAATTAACGCGCCTAAACATATTGAAATACATAGAAAAGAAGTTTACCTGGAGATTCAGAAGGAAAATGCCGAAGCGTCTAATAACATAACAGAACTACTGGGTTTATTATCGAATATAAAAAATGAAAATAAATAG
- a CDS encoding flagellin, protein MIINYNSMASNALRQLNINSNNQAKSMAKLSSGLRINSAADDAAGLSISEKMKGQINGLDQAARNAQDGQSLVNTAEGALGQTTDILQRMRELATQSANDTNTSSDRQNIQQEVDQLSTEITRISNTTQFNNQTLLNGGMTANGVGTDTLQIGANAGQTMTISINAMDAASLGVAANDKTVNASVASIGGNPSNITSVTIDNSNVGAKLTNGAQLTFNASTVTTATSGTATGSVATDDATLATAGKDVNIDATHDTLNLTVNGVTKEITLNQVDYKASTPGTDDQAALISDLQSKLDTAFGSGVVKVGTNAANGLTITSNSTGSGSSVTINQASANDAASHLGLTAATGTGQDAGTYVTVSDGNAADNQTIQVNDPTATSLSITSGNFAGVTINTTAGKNVGNLSSTSDGVTIAVNSVAAHAAQFSGGQLTSQAVATKGIDVSSSAQAATNAITAIDNAINMVSTERAKLGAYSNRLDNTINNLNTSSQNTSDAQSRIADVDMAGEMMNQSKASVLAQAAQAMLAQANQQPQQVLQLLRG, encoded by the coding sequence ATGATTATTAATTACAACTCAATGGCATCAAACGCACTTCGTCAGTTGAACATCAACAGTAACAACCAAGCTAAGTCTATGGCTAAATTATCTTCTGGTCTTCGTATCAACAGTGCGGCTGATGATGCTGCAGGTCTATCAATCTCTGAAAAAATGAAAGGTCAAATCAATGGATTAGACCAAGCAGCCCGTAATGCTCAAGATGGTCAATCATTGGTTAACACTGCTGAAGGAGCATTAGGTCAAACAACTGATATCCTTCAACGTATGCGCGAATTAGCAACACAATCTGCGAACGATACAAACACATCTTCAGACCGTCAAAACATTCAACAAGAAGTTGACCAACTATCTACTGAAATTACTCGTATTTCTAATACCACTCAGTTTAACAATCAAACACTTCTAAATGGTGGTATGACTGCAAACGGTGTTGGAACAGATACACTTCAAATTGGTGCAAACGCTGGCCAAACCATGACAATTAGTATTAATGCAATGGATGCAGCTTCTTTAGGAGTTGCTGCAAATGATAAAACTGTAAATGCTAGTGTCGCTTCTATAGGTGGTAATCCTTCAAATATTACTAGTGTAACAATTGATAATAGTAATGTTGGAGCAAAACTTACTAATGGGGCACAACTAACTTTTAATGCTTCTACTGTAACAACTGCAACAAGCGGTACAGCTACAGGAAGTGTGGCCACCGATGATGCAACACTTGCCACAGCTGGTAAAGATGTTAACATTGACGCTACTCATGACACTTTAAATCTAACAGTAAATGGTGTTACAAAAGAAATTACTTTAAATCAAGTAGACTATAAAGCTTCTACTCCTGGTACTGACGACCAGGCTGCTTTAATAAGTGACCTCCAATCCAAACTTGACACAGCATTTGGCTCGGGAGTTGTCAAAGTGGGTACAAATGCAGCAAATGGGCTAACAATTACAAGTAATTCAACTGGTTCAGGTTCTTCAGTAACAATTAATCAAGCTTCTGCAAATGATGCGGCAAGTCATTTGGGACTTACAGCAGCTACGGGAACTGGTCAAGACGCAGGTACTTATGTAACTGTTAGCGATGGAAATGCAGCTGATAATCAAACCATACAAGTAAATGACCCAACTGCTACATCCCTTTCCATTACTTCTGGTAACTTTGCTGGAGTAACGATTAATACAACTGCTGGCAAAAATGTAGGAAATCTTAGCTCTACAAGTGATGGAGTTACAATTGCAGTAAATAGTGTTGCAGCTCATGCTGCCCAATTCAGTGGTGGCCAATTAACCTCTCAGGCTGTGGCAACTAAAGGTATAGATGTCTCATCTTCTGCGCAAGCTGCTACCAATGCAATCACAGCAATTGACAATGCAATCAATATGGTTTCTACAGAACGTGCTAAACTTGGTGCATATTCAAATCGTTTAGATAATACGATTAACAATTTGAATACATCTAGCCAAAACACAAGTGATGCACAATCCCGTATCGCTGACGTAGATATGGCTGGAGAAATGATGAACCAATCTAAAGCTAGTGTACTTGCTCAAGCTGCTCAAGCAATGCTTGCTCAAGCTAACCAACAGCCACAACAAGTACTTCAATTACTTCGTGGATAA